GCCACCGGTTCCTCCACCATGCCGCACAAGGTCAACCCGATCCGCTTCGAGAACGCTGAAGCCAACCTCGAGATCTCCAGCGGACTGCTCGACGTCCTGGCCTCGACCCTGGTCACCTCCCGCTGGCAGCGTGACCTCACGGACTCGTCCTCGCAGCGCAACATCGGTGTCGCTTTCGGGCACTCCCTGCTGGCCATCAGTAACGTGGTCAAGGGCCTCAAGCAGCTCAAGGTGTCCGTGGACGTCCTCGCCACCGATCTGGACGGGAACTGGGAGGTCCTCGGCGAGGCCATCCAGACCGTGATGCGTGCCGAGGCCATCGCGGGTGTTCCCGGGATGGAGAACCCGTACGAGCGCCTCAAGGACCTCACGCGCGGCCACCGCGTCGACGCGGCGCGCATGCAGGAGTTCGTCTCCGGCCTGGGCCTCTCGGACGAAGCCCGGGACCGTCTCCTCCAGCTGACCCCCGCGTCCTACACGGGCGTGGCGGCGGCACTGGTCGACTACCTGAAGTAGCCCCGGCCGTGCGCCTGTTCCTCGTCCGGCATGGCCAGACGCCCAGTAACCTGCTCCGCGCCCTGGACACGGGGCGCCCGGGTCCTGGGCTGACGGACCTGGGTCTGGAACAGGCGCACGCTCTCGTGGAACGGCTGTCCGCGGAACACCTGGACGCCGTCTACGCCTCGCCCCTGCTGCGGGCCCAGCTCACTGCCGGCCCGCTCTCCCAGGCCAGGAACCTCCCGGCCACCGTGCTCGAGGGCCTGGAAGAGATCGGCGCCGGCGTGCTCGAAATGCTGAACGACGACGACTCGTGCTCCAGCTACGGCGCTCACGTCATCGCCTGGGCCCTCGGCGACACCCTGTCGCGGATCGACGGCGCCGAAGATCACACCGCCTTCTTCCGCCGCTTCGACGCCGCGGTGGACCAAATGGCCCGGACCCACGGTTCCGACGCCAGTGTCCTGGCCATCAGCCACGGCGCGGCGATCCGCTGCTGGACCGCGGCCCGGGTGACGCACGACGGCGCGTTCGACGTCCGTCTGCCACTCGCCAACACCGGGATCGTCGCTCTCGAGGGGGCACCGGGATCCTGGCGCCTCACCGGCCTCCTCTGACGCGCGACCCGCCCGCCTGACCCACCCAGGCCGCCCGGGCTCACGGGACCCGCCCTGACCCGCCCTGGGCCTACCCCAGTCCCGCGGCCGCGGCACACCGCATCCGTAACCGCCCATCCGTAACCGCGCCCTCACCCACTTCTTACGGCACCGAAACCCGCCTGAAATCCCAGGCCGGTTGACTGGGAGTACCGAAAATTTCTCTCCGTGGAGGTGAAGGGACATGACCGCACGAACCCTCATCAGTTCGCTCCACCAATTGCGCCGTGGTGATCACGTGGAGGCCGAACGCTTCCACCTGATGCCCCGGACCACGTTCGTCCGGCGCGGCCAGGTTCAGGACATCGCTCCCGGCCTGGGCGTGGTGTGGATCCGGGACGAGGAGACGGGCCAACGCCGCGTTCTCGATTCCCAGGACTACCAGCTGTGGCGGGTCGCCTGACGGGCCGGAGTCCTAGCCACCCGCGACGGACTGGATGATCATCAGCTCCGCCCCATCAGGGACTTCGGTCTCGAGCCCCTGAAGCCTGCGGACCTCATCGGGTCCCAGGTACACGTTCACATGACGCCGGAGAGCTCCCGTCTCATCGCGGAGCCGCCGGCCCAGCACGGGATGGTCGGCCGCCACAGAGCCCAGGATGCGGGCCACGGTGGCCGGCCGGCCGTCGTCGGGAAGCTCGACGTCCAGCAGGTCTGCGTCCTGCACCAGGGGGCGCAGGACACTGGGGATCAGAACGGTGAAGGCGCCCATTCAGCTCGTCACCGGGACTCCGTCATCGGCCGCTGATTCCTGGTCCGGCACCTCGATGACCGCCGCTCGGACACACAGCACGTCCGGCAAATGGGACGCGATCTCCTGGAAGGTGGCGCCCTCATCGGAGCTCGCATAGACACTGCCGCCACGGGTCCCGAAGTAGACCCCCACGGGTTCCGCCGTGTCGACGGCGGCGGCGTCCCGGAGAATCGAGTTGTAATCCTTGGCGGGCAGGCCTGCGTCGAGCATCTCCCAGTTCTCCCCGGCGTCCCGCGTGCGCCCGACGGCCGGATGCCCATCCACCGGGATACGCTCCACGTCCGCGGCCAGCGGGATCACCCACGCCGTCCCGGCGTTGCGCGGATGGCTCAGCATGACGAAACCGAAGTTCGCCGGCAGCCCGTGCTCGATCGCCTGCCAGCTGTCGCCGGCATCCCGCGTTCGGTACACACCGCCGTGGTTCTGCGCGTAGATCTGGTCCGGATCGCCCGCGTCGGCGGCGATCTTGTGAACGCATTGCCCGAACTCGGGAAGCTCGCCGGGCAGGAACGACGCCCCGATGCCCCGGTTCGTGGCCTGCCAGCTCTCCCCGCCGTCCCGCGTGCGATAGACGCCGCCGGTGCTCATGGCGACGTGCACGGTGGATCCGTCGGGCGCGGGGATGATCGAGTGCACCGCACCGCCGCCTGCCCCCTCGCCCCATTCCGGACGGTGCGGGTGCTCCCACAGCCCGCGGTTGAGCTCGAAGTGCTCGCCGCCGTCGTCGGATCGCCAGAGCGAGATCGGCTCGACGCCGGCCCAGACGACGCCCGGACGGTCCTCGCGGTCGGGCTGCAACTGCCAGATGCGTTCGACGGCGGCGCCGTCGCCTTCGCCGAAGGCGATCCCGCCCCCGTCCGGTTCGGTCCAGGTGGCGCCGAGATCATCCGAGTGCGCCACCGTGGGACCCCAGTGCTCGGAACGGATGCCCACGAGGAGCCGCGTTCCGTCCCGGGTGTCGATGCCGATGCTCGGGATCTCCGTCATGAGGAAATGGGGTCCGTCCAGGACCCAGTCCTTGCGGTCCTTGCTGCGGGCCAGCCAGAGGCCCTTTTTCGTACCGATCGCCACCAGATACTGCGTCGCCGTTGACATGCCTCCATGCAAGCACTGCTTCAGAACACCCGCAATAGTGCGGAATTCTGCGCCGATTTTCTCCGCATCTGCGATTCATACGGTTGTTGATTTTCTGTCACGAAAGTCCGCCGCGATTAGTAATCGGCAGAAGTGGCGAAGCGCCCGGAATTGCCGCTAAGCTCGATCCAGCGACGAAGAAGTTGCCCCATGAGCTGCCCCGGAGCACGTATCCCCCAATGACGTGTTCCGGGGCTTTCCATTTCCCGGGATCGCGCGTCCGGCCCCGGAGCGGCCCTTGATTGATACCCCTAGGGGGTATACCCTCGAGACATGAGCGAGTCCGGCATTCAGGAACACCCCCACCAGCACGGCTACTCCGCCAACAAAGAGGCCTACCAGCGGCGTCTGAAGCGGATCGAAGGGCAGGTCCGGGGCATCGCGCGCATGGTCGAGGAGGACAAGTACTGCATCGACATCCTCACGCAGATCGCCGCCGTCAACAAGGCTCTGCACGCCGTCAGCCTGGGCCTGGTGGAGGAGCACATCGGCCACTGCGTGGTGGGCGCCGCGGAGGAGTCCGACGGCGCACTGCGCCAGGAGAAGGTCGACGCCAAGGTCAAAGAGGCCACGGACGCCATCGGCCGCCTGCTCCGCTGATCAAGCACCCGTCACCCGAATCACGTCACCCCGAGGAGAACATCATGAGCACCCCTGAATCCCTGATCACCACCCAGGTCTCCGTCTCTGGCATGACCTGCGGCCACTGCGTCTCCTCCGTGACGGAGGAGCTGGAAGCGGTCGACGGCGTGGAGCGCGTCGCGGTGGACCTGAATGCCGGTGGGGTCTCCACCGTGACCATCTCCTCGCGCGGAAAGCTCTCCCCCGAGGAGATCGGCGAGGCCGTGGCGGAGGCCGGTTACGTGGTCGTCGCAGACCGCGCCTGAAGCGCGGCCCCTGCGATCACGACGACGGCGCCCCACCCCCGGCCGCGCCCCCACCCGGAAGGGCGGGTGGCGGCCGGGAGGGGGCGCCGTCGTCGTCGAAGCGCCGCTCCCGGGCGCTCGGCTCAGGCGTCGACCCGGGCCTCGGGCCGCCCGGCCGGCACCGCCTCGGCCACCATGGCGGATTCGTCCGTGAAGTCGGGATCCCGGAGCTCGTCCACCCGCACCAGGAGGACGCCCAGGACGATCAGCATGCCGCCGCCGATCTGGATGGGCGCCGGCAGTTCGCCGAGCAGCAGCCACGCCCACACGACGGCGAACAGCACCTCGGTGAGGGACACGAAC
The nucleotide sequence above comes from Arthrobacter woluwensis. Encoded proteins:
- a CDS encoding heavy-metal-associated domain-containing protein, with amino-acid sequence MSTPESLITTQVSVSGMTCGHCVSSVTEELEAVDGVERVAVDLNAGGVSTVTISSRGKLSPEEIGEAVAEAGYVVVADRA
- a CDS encoding WD40/YVTN/BNR-like repeat-containing protein is translated as MSTATQYLVAIGTKKGLWLARSKDRKDWVLDGPHFLMTEIPSIGIDTRDGTRLLVGIRSEHWGPTVAHSDDLGATWTEPDGGGIAFGEGDGAAVERIWQLQPDREDRPGVVWAGVEPISLWRSDDGGEHFELNRGLWEHPHRPEWGEGAGGGAVHSIIPAPDGSTVHVAMSTGGVYRTRDGGESWQATNRGIGASFLPGELPEFGQCVHKIAADAGDPDQIYAQNHGGVYRTRDAGDSWQAIEHGLPANFGFVMLSHPRNAGTAWVIPLAADVERIPVDGHPAVGRTRDAGENWEMLDAGLPAKDYNSILRDAAAVDTAEPVGVYFGTRGGSVYASSDEGATFQEIASHLPDVLCVRAAVIEVPDQESAADDGVPVTS
- a CDS encoding metal-sensitive transcriptional regulator, whose product is MSESGIQEHPHQHGYSANKEAYQRRLKRIEGQVRGIARMVEEDKYCIDILTQIAAVNKALHAVSLGLVEEHIGHCVVGAAEESDGALRQEKVDAKVKEATDAIGRLLR
- a CDS encoding MoaD/ThiS family protein, which translates into the protein MGAFTVLIPSVLRPLVQDADLLDVELPDDGRPATVARILGSVAADHPVLGRRLRDETGALRRHVNVYLGPDEVRRLQGLETEVPDGAELMIIQSVAGG
- a CDS encoding histidine phosphatase family protein, producing the protein MRLFLVRHGQTPSNLLRALDTGRPGPGLTDLGLEQAHALVERLSAEHLDAVYASPLLRAQLTAGPLSQARNLPATVLEGLEEIGAGVLEMLNDDDSCSSYGAHVIAWALGDTLSRIDGAEDHTAFFRRFDAAVDQMARTHGSDASVLAISHGAAIRCWTAARVTHDGAFDVRLPLANTGIVALEGAPGSWRLTGLL